One Pararge aegeria chromosome 1, ilParAegt1.1, whole genome shotgun sequence genomic region harbors:
- the LOC120637644 gene encoding titin-like isoform X1: protein MSDNEDLLGEDLGDHSLADYNLGNDEEDQLLADDYDCSTSHNVPTSLGRGPGGYSDPADIVPNEYARQNLDYRQPVVYMPPEAECVVPNITVEVPNTPHPEHSTYAPYNEHVYEQDHAVVPPPIPAAPVESPQIVPSEMSVGGNVEAGRERLPQRVYTHRAPLPRNIPDSLDKVFVPRNAYGGGRGRNSWRNPQYRQNHPYRRNNVFRANFTQRPSFPPPQVRLQIPNTTQTPNPPQIQEGIAPEIRPEIAPPLFRELSPDRPLILPPERQVILMEQPIQPGQIIPTERSMMEPERLIVLPVRQNVSPDRRMMSPERPRMSPERPVLHPDRPAFYLDRPDLHLDRSVLQPDRPDLHPNRHILHPERPILHPDSSNLQPDIPGLHPVRPVLRQDRPILHPDRPMLNSDMPIENQNFPRFQFRNEERYGPSYGQNFRPNFGQNIRPHFERPMYYRPYNPRQFGPPMREIIPNNNLPQVTIRQSLPMLPAMRGREREPEVRMLPVLPPNLPNLPPGGLAGKKVLINPHFKGNFQPPVDGLPAYIPTRIQKTPPLSPTLESKFGPIKDIDDAAERFIAEQRNALARAAGRKFARRSPQRYIENTTIEIENDLARGPPPPRRRSEDEDLLRRQEEFINANRAGLRRRMRSPTPPRRSPERRPRPPNDEDNEYRRKVREQEALREHVLRAKEVRRRKNAVALQKHLQEREKEKELPKPEQAIPVVREDIPTTVVTTEAQQEKPDTTRKTPEREKIETKRDRSPIKVESAEANSTCGGKLNVKSIIPENLTPPRETVSQRSPERALTPPLPTLEDKRSLSDDELDLILDDIDDILSDEDDSGRFKEKAKEVEPQPPPSAPKMQLDLRSKLPPKLPETKKPRQKIVFNDNTEDKKKKENSPISRTALSGSNKNTNTQKVETKFERQPEKDDDKPKFPNRRVILQRKIQTKEKSVFSRIDQNDPTKPNPGIFSRAVRTAIGSEKTRIVIQNEPTIEYESGSDIDEDKLLEEYGNLAIVTNLPHGMTDTRLNTLAGNDVQNLSLDKEERSAKITFKTSVAAENFKKKFNNKMVAASRLTVSLK from the exons ATGTCGGACAA CGAGGACTTGCTTGGCGAAGATTTAGGAGATCACAGTCTAGCGGATTACAATCTTGGCAACGACGAGGAAGATCAACTCCTGGCTGATGATTATGACTGTAGTACATCTCACAATGTGCCAACATCGCTTGGACGAGGCCCCGGGGGTTATAGTGATCCAGCTGACATCGTTCCCAATGAATACGCTCGACAGAATCTAGATTACAGACAG CCAGTGGTCTACATGCCGCCTGAAGCAGAATGTGTAGTTCCAAACATAACAGTGGAAGTGCCAAATACTCCACATCCAGAACATTCTACATATGCACCATATAATGAGCATGTCTATGAACAAGATCATGCTGTTGTACCACCACCCATA cCAGCAGCTCCAGTGGAGTCACCACAGATTGTACCATCAGAAATGTCTGTTGGAGgca atGTTGAAGCAGGGCGTGAGCGGTTACCTCAGCGCGTGTACACGCACCGTGCACCGTTGCCGCGCAACATACCCGATTCCCTgg ATAAAGTGTTCGTTCCACGCAACGCTTACGGCGGTGGTAGGGGACGCAACTCGTGGAGGAACCCGCAATACCGACAGAACCATCCTTATCGACGAAACAATGTATTTAGG gcAAACTTCACTCAGCGCCCATCTTTCCCACCGCCTCAAGTACGACTTCAAATTCCAAATACCACACAAACTCCAAACCCTCCACAAATACAAGAGGGGATAGCCCCAGAAATACGGCCTGAAATAGCTCCACCGCTCTTCCGTGAATTGTCTCCAGATAGACCCCTAATTTTACCCCCTGAACGGCAAGTAATACTTATGGAACAACCAATACAGCCTGGGCAAATTATTCCGACGGAAAGATCAATGATGGAGCCAGAGAGGCTAATTGTACTCCCAGTGAGACAAAATGTATCTCCTGACAGAAGAATGATGTCCCCAGAAAGACCTAGAATGTCCCCAGAAAGACCAGTTTTACACCCAGATAGACCGGCTTTTTACCTTGATCGCCCAGATTTACACTTAGACAGATCGGTTTTGCAACCAGATAGACCAGATTTACATCCAAATAGACACATTTTACACCCGGAAAGACCTATTTTGCATCCAGATAGTTCAAACTTACAACCAGATATACCTGGTTTACACCCGGTTAGACCAGTTCTACGCCAAGATAGACCGATTTTACATCCAGATAGGCCAATGTTAAATTCTGATATGCCTATCGAAAATCAAAATTTTCCAAGATTCCAATTCCGGAACGAAGAAAGATACGGGCCTAGTTACGGTCAAAATTTTAGGCCTAATTTTGGTCAAAATATTCGCCCTCATTTCGAAAGACCGATGTACTATCGCCCTTATAATCCTAGACAATTTGGACCACCGATGAGAGAAATAATTCCAAATAACAACCTTCCCCAAGTGACGATACGGCAATCATTGCCTATGTTGCCCGCTATGAGGGGTAGGGAGAGGGAGCCTGAAGTGCGAATGTTGCCAGTTCTTCCCCCAAATCTACCGAATTTACCACCTGGTGGGCTTGCCGGGAAGAAGGTTTTGATCAATCCACACTTCAAAGGAAACTTTCAACCTCCAGTTGATG GGCTCCCTGCGTACATTCCAACAAGAATACAAAAGACTCCGCCTCTCAGTCCTACGCTGGAGAGCAAATTCG GTCCAATTAAAGACATAGATGACGCCGCCGAGAGATTCATCGCAGAACAAAGAAACGCATTAGCTAGAGCGGCCGGAAGAAAGTTTGCAAGACGGTCGCCGCAGAG GTACATAGAGAACACAACGATCGAAATTGAAAATGATCTCGCTCGAGGCCCTCCGCCTCCCAGACGTCGCAGTGAAGATGAGGACTTACTTAGAAGGCAGGAGGAATTCATTAACGCTAACAGAGCGGGTCTTAGAAGACG TATGCGTTCGCCTACACCACCACGCCGCAGTCCTGAAAGACGCCCACGCCCACCTAATGATgag GACAATGAATACAGACGTAAAGTGCGTGAACAAGAGGCCTTACGCGAGCATGTGTTGCGAGCTAAAGAAGTGCGGCGAAGAAAGAACGCCGTTGCTCTCCAGAAACACTTACAAGAGAG agaaaaagaaaaggaaTTACCTAAACCAGAGCAAGCCATACCGGTAGTTAGAGAAGATATACCTACAACTGTAGTAACAACAGAGGCACAACAAGAAAAACCAGACACAACGAGAAAAACGCCGGAGAGAGAGAAAATAGAGACAAAAAGGGATCGTTCTCCGATTAAAGTGGAGAGTGCAGAGGCTAATTCAACTTGTGGCG GTAAACTGAATGTCAAGTCTATTATTCCAGAAAATCTTACGCCACCCCGAGAAACAGTTTCTCAGCGGTCACCCGAAAGGGCCCTTACACCGCCATTACCCACTTTAGAGGACAAGCGCTCCCTCAGTGATGATGAACTGGATCTCATTCTAGACGACATTGATGACATACTGTCTGATGAGGATGATAGCGGGAGGTTTAAGGAGAAAGCTAAAGA AGTGGAACCACAACCACCGCCATCAGCACCGAAAATGCAATTGGACTTGCGCTCTAAACTACCGCCAAAACTTCCAGAAACTAAGAAGCCGAGACAGAAGATTGTCTTCAATGACAACACGGAAGATAAGAAAAAGAAAG aaaattctCCGATAAGCCGCACAGCACTAAGCGGATCTAACAAAAATACGAACACCCAAAAAGTTGAGACAAAGTTTGAAAgg CAGCCAGAGAAAGATGACGACAAACCTAAATTCCCGAATCGTCGCGTGATACTCCAACGCAAAATACAAACAAAGGAGAAATCTGTATTTTCGCGCATAGACCAAAATGACCCAACAAAACCCAATCCGGGTATATTCAGCCGCGCGGTCCGCACCGCTATCGGGTCCGAAAAGACCCGGATCGTTATACAAAATGAACCGACCATTGAGTATGAGAGCGGTTCGGATATCGATGAGGACAAATTACTGGAAGAATACGGGAATTTGGCCATAGTTACCAACTTGCCTCACGGAATGACTGACACCCGATTAAACACGTTGGCAGGAAACGATGTTCAG AATTTAAGTTTGGATAAGGAGGAACGCAGCGCTAAAATAACATTCAAGACATCAGTAGCGGCGGAGAATTTCAAGAAGAAATTTAACAACAAGATGGTAGCCGCCAGTCGACTCACTGTTTCCTTAAAATAA